In the genome of Longimicrobiales bacterium, the window GCCACACGGCGACAGAGGGGGGAGGAGGTCATCATGGTCAACGCCCTTTCGCTGTCAGTGCCACAAGAGGAACGCGCGAGCCGGCTGAGCCGTGGCAGCCGCGCGCGTCAGCTCCGAGGGCCCCTCCTCGTCGTGATGACAATGACTCCGTACGCTCCGTCGATCCCGTAGCGTGCAGCCTCACTTCCTTTCAGGACCCGGATCGATTCGATATTGAACGGATCCACGGCCGGGACGGCACCCTCGGGGCCCGTCGGGATCGGCGACCCATCCAGTATGTACAGTGGGAAGGCATCGCGTTCCGTGAGTGATGCGGTGCCGCGAATGCGCAGAGCGACGCCGCCATCCGACGTGCGCGTCAGTACGATTCCGGGGACGAAGCGTTCCAGTACCCGTTCCAGCGGTTCACCGGGTCTGCTGGCCAGCTGTTCACGCGTGACCAGTGTCCCCGACGTCTGGTCCTGTCGTGCTGCCGCGGAGGCGCAGCCAGCGGCAGTGATTGCGACGACGGACAACAGCGTTGCGACGCGAAGCACGATGCGCATGGGGACCTCGCCTGGTGGGGGTTACGAGGCACGATACCCGTTCATTCTGGCGGTGCGGAGCTCAGCCGGAAAGGGATGGATGCCAGGAAGGTGCGGTTGAGACTTGCGCTATAGGGGCCCAGCGCAATGGCGGACGACACTCTGCCATCCACACGCAGTATACCTTCGCTCACTTCAAGTGGAAACAGTGATGTTGGAATGGAAAATCGGCCGTCTGGCACCGCTCTACCGGAGACTGACAGGACGCTTTGCTCCGCCGTAATTACCGTCCACGACCAGTTCACCGTCTGACCTGATATGCTGTCCGCGAATCCGGCCAGTTCCACATGGGCGATGTCGCCGCGGGCGGCTACCAGTGTGTCGCTGGCCATGACTCCAATCGGAGTCGAAGTCAATTTCGGAACGATCGGCTCTGATACGGTACCTGGTACTTGGATCTCGAGAGGGATGCCGGGTGTTCCGATATCCGGGACAAGGTACCGGCGTTCGCCGCTCGGGGACGTCTTGTCCGCACCGTACATGTCACCGGTAACGAGGATCGAGTCGGATACGAGTGGCGTTGCAGCTCCGGAGGGGTCGGTACCGGGATCAATCCAGAGAACCAGTTCGACCTGATTCTCCGGGCTCGTGTGGAGTGATACGTATATTCTGGGCTCGCGCGGTGTTGTCTCCACCGCGGTGAGCTCGAAACAGCCCGTCAGTACGAGCAGCC includes:
- a CDS encoding TonB-dependent receptor plug domain-containing protein; amino-acid sequence: MRIVLRVATLLSVVAITAAGCASAAARQDQTSGTLVTREQLASRPGEPLERVLERFVPGIVLTRTSDGGVALRIRGTASLTERDAFPLYILDGSPIPTGPEGAVPAVDPFNIESIRVLKGSEAARYGIDGAYGVIVITTRRGPRS